In Variovorax paradoxus, a single genomic region encodes these proteins:
- a CDS encoding hybrid sensor histidine kinase/response regulator, with amino-acid sequence MIATIAGLLRALFCSALMLVVCGAASAKGNPAPLTQSPGLAVDGHRMLQGDYLIEDGVPLSLPDVTALPGSAWKRRPWSSASYGFATAPHWFRSDPFTASPDGSGTLLIEVGYPLLDHLDLYVRVNAAASWTRWSLGDKQAFEQRPHDTPSFVVPVSVQPGDRVEILARVQTEGAMRFPLSVWQPRQFENAERRSLLVNGIYVGLMGGIFFYHLIIFLILRERIYLYYIGWILVTSGFILSYNGIAFQYLWPQATTWNDWCRIVFLFLATGLFTSFTIQFVSNAATAPRRWHAAPVLLAIALAVGASWLPFPQAVRVALLVQFVGTLVCFGLAIGPARAGHTYARVFLVTFSGVLIGAALHTLDMLGVTAYFETSINFEVAPQVGSAFSVLLFSLALAHRLLEERRQRSIATALAQTNATLADSMRVQQERSEFLLKIKDRLRTDAERRDQDKSRFLADAIHDLRQPLQVIGNALNPIGGAIRAGHTVNALNLAQMATRAAGNMRSQLAAILDLSRLESGFVKAELSDFDLVTLVRDTVEQTRAIAQESGTCVEFDPPLGKPVFVRSDRHFLQRILLNLVSNGIKYRSADGGRRSHVRLLLTTHGQLTHLAIQDNGLGIPEEVLQSNVIFKPFFQLNNRHAEAEKGVGLGLSIVSALLDLLDNHQLSIQSEVGVGSTFTLEIPASVIAPVFEAIPHDDFMAGGIEAARGKYVVLLEDDELVRQSLAAVFNAHGVLYEAWGSIEEMRQQLPFTERAPDVLLSDYRLPDGKTALDAIELMRSHWSDVPTLILTGESLNSYALTSLRGIAICYKPVAPLDLLRRIAASAMRMAAPSNFGVL; translated from the coding sequence GTGATCGCGACGATTGCGGGTCTTCTGCGGGCACTGTTCTGCTCGGCGCTGATGCTTGTCGTCTGCGGCGCCGCATCGGCAAAGGGCAATCCGGCGCCCCTGACGCAGTCGCCGGGGCTGGCCGTCGACGGGCACAGGATGCTGCAAGGGGACTACCTGATCGAAGACGGCGTTCCGCTGTCGTTGCCCGACGTCACGGCGCTTCCCGGGAGTGCCTGGAAGCGCAGGCCCTGGTCATCCGCCAGCTATGGCTTCGCAACGGCGCCGCACTGGTTCCGAAGCGATCCCTTCACCGCAAGCCCCGACGGATCGGGAACCTTGTTGATCGAGGTGGGCTACCCCTTGCTCGATCACCTCGACCTGTATGTCAGGGTCAACGCGGCGGCTTCCTGGACCCGATGGAGCCTCGGGGACAAGCAGGCCTTCGAGCAACGTCCCCACGACACACCGAGCTTTGTCGTGCCTGTGTCCGTGCAGCCCGGCGACAGGGTCGAGATTCTCGCGAGGGTACAGACCGAAGGCGCGATGCGCTTTCCCCTGAGCGTGTGGCAACCGCGGCAATTCGAGAACGCGGAACGCCGGTCGCTGCTGGTCAACGGCATCTACGTCGGGCTGATGGGAGGAATCTTCTTCTATCACCTCATCATCTTCCTGATCCTTCGCGAGCGCATCTACCTCTACTACATCGGCTGGATCCTGGTGACCTCGGGATTCATCCTGAGCTACAACGGCATCGCGTTCCAGTACCTCTGGCCGCAGGCGACGACATGGAACGACTGGTGCCGGATCGTGTTTCTCTTTCTTGCGACCGGGCTCTTCACGTCCTTCACCATCCAGTTCGTGAGCAATGCCGCAACCGCGCCGCGGCGGTGGCACGCGGCGCCCGTGCTGCTGGCGATCGCCCTGGCGGTGGGAGCGAGCTGGCTGCCTTTTCCCCAGGCCGTGCGCGTGGCTCTGCTGGTCCAGTTCGTGGGCACCCTGGTCTGCTTCGGCCTGGCCATCGGCCCGGCCCGGGCCGGCCATACCTACGCCCGCGTTTTCCTCGTGACGTTCTCGGGCGTGCTGATCGGCGCCGCCCTGCACACGCTGGACATGTTGGGAGTCACGGCGTACTTCGAGACTTCGATCAATTTCGAGGTTGCGCCCCAGGTGGGGTCTGCTTTTTCGGTTCTTCTGTTTTCGCTGGCGTTGGCCCACAGGCTGCTTGAAGAACGCCGCCAACGCTCCATCGCGACGGCGCTTGCGCAGACCAACGCGACACTGGCGGACTCCATGCGCGTGCAGCAGGAGCGCTCCGAGTTCCTGCTGAAAATCAAGGACCGCTTGCGCACCGATGCCGAGCGCCGGGATCAGGACAAGTCCCGATTCCTGGCCGACGCCATCCACGACCTGCGCCAGCCGCTGCAAGTGATCGGGAACGCACTCAACCCCATCGGCGGAGCCATTCGGGCGGGTCACACGGTCAACGCCCTGAACCTGGCCCAGATGGCGACCCGCGCGGCCGGCAACATGCGCTCCCAACTGGCCGCCATCCTGGACCTCTCGCGGCTGGAGTCGGGCTTCGTGAAGGCGGAACTCTCCGACTTCGATCTGGTGACGCTGGTCAGGGACACGGTCGAGCAAACCAGAGCCATCGCCCAGGAAAGCGGCACCTGCGTCGAATTCGATCCGCCCCTGGGGAAGCCGGTGTTCGTGAGGAGCGACCGTCACTTCCTCCAGCGCATTCTTTTGAATCTCGTCAGCAACGGCATCAAGTACCGGTCCGCGGATGGTGGCCGCCGCAGCCACGTGCGCCTTCTCCTGACGACGCACGGCCAACTCACGCACCTGGCCATTCAGGACAACGGCCTCGGAATACCCGAAGAAGTGCTGCAAAGCAACGTCATCTTCAAGCCCTTCTTCCAATTGAACAATCGACACGCCGAAGCGGAGAAGGGCGTAGGCCTGGGCTTGTCGATCGTCTCGGCCCTGCTCGACCTGCTCGACAACCACCAGCTTTCCATCCAGTCCGAGGTGGGCGTGGGAAGCACCTTCACGCTGGAGATTCCGGCATCCGTGATCGCACCGGTCTTCGAGGCCATTCCGCACGACGACTTCATGGCCGGCGGCATCGAAGCAGCCCGCGGAAAGTACGTCGTGCTGCTCGAGGACGATGAACTGGTCAGGCAGTCGCTCGCCGCGGTCTTCAACGCGCACGGGGTCTTGTACGAAGCGTGGGGATCGATCGAAGAAATGCGGCAACAGCTGCCTTTCACCGAGCGGGCTCCCGACGTCCTGCTCAGCGACTATCGCTTGCCGGACGGGAAAACCGCGCTCGATGCGATCGAACTGATGCGCTCGCACTGGAGCGACGTGCCCACGCTCATCCTGACCGGGGAGTCGCTGAATTCGTATGCGCTCACGTCCTTGCGAGGCATCGCGATCTGCTACAAGCCCGTCGCTCCTCTCGACCTGCTACGGCGGATTGCCGCCAGTGCGATGCGCATGGCCGCGCCGTCGAACTTCGGGGTGCTGTAG
- a CDS encoding NAD(P)H-dependent flavin oxidoreductase, whose product MTSSSSFLARIGIELPIIQAPMAGVSTPRLAAAVSNAGGLGSLGIGASTVEQARQSIRETRALTARPFNVNVFCHAAARRDPGREQAWLRHLGALFAQAGTAVPSSLSEIYKSFLDDEEAFELLLQERPSVLSFHFGVPTAARVQALRQAGIRTLATATSLAEAALIEQAGVDAIVAQGTEAGGHRGIFEPAGHDEGLSMAVLVRLLVRQTRLPVIAAGGIMDGRGIKAALDLGASAAQLGTAFVLCPESAANAGYRTNLKSERSAFTRMTSVLSGRPARGVVNQMILHGEAAGAPLPAAYPVAYDAAKQLNAAAAKLGNDEFAAHWAGQGAPLARELPAGDLMAVLSSEMAARPSGEAIRDVRDQSPDLQQR is encoded by the coding sequence ATGACTTCGTCTTCAAGTTTTCTGGCTCGCATCGGAATCGAACTCCCCATCATCCAGGCGCCCATGGCGGGTGTTTCCACGCCGCGCCTTGCCGCGGCCGTGTCGAATGCCGGCGGCCTTGGATCGCTGGGGATCGGCGCGAGCACGGTCGAGCAGGCACGCCAGTCGATCCGTGAAACGCGAGCGCTGACCGCCCGTCCATTCAACGTCAATGTGTTTTGCCATGCCGCTGCACGTCGCGACCCCGGGCGCGAACAAGCGTGGCTCCGGCACCTCGGTGCATTGTTTGCCCAGGCGGGCACGGCGGTGCCCTCGTCGCTCTCGGAGATCTACAAGTCTTTCCTCGATGACGAGGAGGCTTTCGAACTTCTGCTGCAGGAACGCCCCTCGGTCCTCAGCTTTCATTTCGGGGTGCCGACCGCCGCTCGGGTGCAGGCGCTTCGGCAGGCCGGCATCCGCACCTTGGCCACCGCCACCAGCTTGGCGGAGGCAGCGCTCATCGAGCAGGCTGGCGTCGATGCGATCGTGGCGCAAGGCACGGAGGCGGGCGGGCACCGAGGCATTTTCGAGCCGGCCGGCCACGATGAAGGCCTGAGCATGGCCGTCCTGGTGCGCCTGCTTGTCCGACAGACGCGCCTGCCCGTGATTGCCGCGGGCGGCATCATGGACGGGCGGGGCATCAAGGCCGCGCTGGATCTGGGGGCCAGCGCCGCGCAGCTCGGTACCGCGTTCGTCCTGTGCCCGGAATCGGCGGCCAACGCGGGCTACCGGACGAATCTCAAGAGCGAAAGATCGGCCTTCACCCGGATGACCAGTGTCCTGTCGGGTCGTCCTGCCCGCGGCGTCGTCAATCAGATGATCTTGCATGGCGAAGCGGCTGGTGCCCCCTTGCCGGCCGCGTACCCCGTCGCCTACGACGCAGCCAAGCAGTTGAATGCGGCGGCGGCCAAGCTCGGCAACGATGAGTTCGCTGCCCATTGGGCAGGGCAGGGCGCTCCGCTGGCGCGGGAACTGCCCGCGGGCGACCTGATGGCCGTCCTTTCGAGCGAGATGGCGGCTCGGCCGTCTGGTGAAGCGATCCGCGACGTGCGAGACCAAAGTCCCGATCTTCAACAGCGTTGA
- a CDS encoding LysR family transcriptional regulator yields the protein MDSESLRIFSAVARELSITHAATRLGRAPSNVTTRIQQLEADFGCELFVRTGKRMALSAAGERLLDYAQRMLALEEEARHVVGGGLSGGALRIGSMESTAATRLPSLLAGYHAKYPTTRLELTTGPSRPLLEQVRTGRLDCAFIALPPSFSGAESLVDLGLVATTVWREDLKLLLPASESKARRAADVRTRSLAAFPLGCTYRNFAEDLLGTAGSSEWTVQEMASYHAMVACVAAGACVTLLPASVLAIADAPAALRTLNAGHADTLLVSRRNYDVPAFQQLVAQLAGGKP from the coding sequence ATGGACTCCGAATCCCTCAGGATCTTCAGCGCGGTGGCTCGCGAGCTCAGCATCACCCATGCGGCGACCCGGCTGGGCCGGGCCCCGTCCAATGTCACCACCCGCATCCAGCAGCTGGAAGCCGACTTCGGCTGCGAACTGTTCGTGCGAACCGGCAAGCGCATGGCGCTGTCCGCCGCGGGCGAGCGCCTGCTCGACTACGCGCAGCGGATGCTCGCGCTCGAAGAGGAGGCAAGGCATGTGGTCGGCGGCGGCCTCAGCGGTGGGGCGCTGCGTATCGGGAGCATGGAGAGCACGGCCGCCACCCGCTTGCCATCGCTGCTGGCCGGGTATCACGCGAAGTACCCGACGACGCGCCTGGAACTCACGACGGGCCCTTCGAGGCCACTGCTCGAACAGGTCCGCACCGGCCGGCTGGACTGCGCATTCATCGCCTTGCCGCCGTCCTTCAGCGGCGCGGAGTCCCTGGTCGACCTCGGACTGGTGGCAACGACCGTGTGGCGGGAAGACCTGAAGCTGTTGCTCCCCGCCAGCGAATCCAAGGCGCGCCGAGCGGCGGATGTCCGAACGCGTTCGCTGGCCGCGTTCCCGCTCGGGTGCACCTACCGCAACTTCGCGGAAGACCTGCTTGGAACGGCGGGATCGAGCGAATGGACGGTCCAGGAGATGGCGTCCTATCACGCGATGGTCGCGTGCGTGGCCGCAGGCGCCTGCGTCACGCTGCTGCCCGCCAGCGTGCTGGCGATCGCAGATGCTCCTGCTGCGTTGAGAACGCTGAACGCCGGGCACGCGGACACCTTGCTGGTCTCGCGCAGGAACTACGACGTGCCCGCATTCCAGCAACTCGTCGCTCAATTGGCCGGGGGCAAGCCATGA
- a CDS encoding YbfB/YjiJ family MFS transporter — MTASAIHAHADAASGLRRAALEAALILAVGMGFGRFAFTAVYPHMVAEGILSLRGGSYAASANYAGYLLGAVLCVKARAGSAHRICLWSVIGTAACLMILAVLTQTWAIVAVRGLAGMFSSLSMVASSLWLLEHRGHHRGAPLLFAGVGVGIALSAEVLVLAAHAGMLSGGMWLTLGVITLAIGLLAAPGLVASGSQTLQAAGAAAASPSIQASVAARPLVAVYGLAGLGYIVTATYLPLLVKSALPHLDAAHVWAVFGLGAAPSCFFWHRVHGRIGTQAALQANLLIQAVGVALPVLSQSPAAYLSSALLVGGTFMGTVTIAMPAAQRAARASGKNLMATMTLVYGVGQIIGPVVADALHARSQSFSSSLAVAAGALVVAAAVALAL; from the coding sequence ATGACCGCATCGGCCATCCACGCACATGCAGACGCCGCCTCCGGCCTGCGCCGTGCGGCGCTCGAAGCCGCGCTCATTCTTGCGGTGGGCATGGGGTTTGGCCGCTTCGCCTTCACCGCGGTGTATCCGCACATGGTCGCCGAGGGCATCCTGAGCCTGCGAGGCGGCAGCTACGCCGCTTCCGCCAACTACGCGGGCTATCTGCTCGGGGCCGTCCTCTGTGTGAAAGCTCGCGCAGGGAGCGCGCATCGGATCTGCCTGTGGTCGGTGATCGGAACCGCCGCCTGCCTGATGATCCTGGCCGTCCTCACGCAAACCTGGGCGATCGTTGCCGTGCGCGGCCTGGCGGGGATGTTCAGTTCCCTGTCCATGGTCGCAAGCTCACTGTGGCTGCTGGAGCATCGCGGTCATCACCGCGGCGCTCCGTTGCTGTTCGCCGGCGTGGGTGTCGGCATCGCGCTCTCGGCCGAAGTCTTGGTGCTGGCCGCCCATGCCGGAATGCTCAGCGGTGGCATGTGGCTCACGCTGGGTGTCATCACCCTGGCCATTGGCCTGCTCGCGGCCCCGGGCCTGGTCGCCAGCGGTTCGCAGACGCTGCAGGCGGCCGGTGCTGCGGCGGCCTCGCCCTCGATCCAGGCCTCGGTCGCAGCCCGGCCCCTGGTCGCGGTCTATGGCCTGGCCGGGCTGGGCTACATCGTCACGGCGACCTACCTCCCGCTGCTGGTCAAGTCCGCGCTGCCGCACCTGGATGCCGCTCACGTCTGGGCGGTGTTCGGATTGGGTGCCGCGCCCTCCTGCTTCTTCTGGCACCGGGTTCACGGCAGGATCGGCACCCAGGCCGCTCTGCAGGCGAATCTGCTGATCCAGGCCGTGGGCGTCGCCCTGCCCGTCCTGAGCCAGTCGCCGGCCGCCTACCTGTCGAGCGCGCTGCTTGTGGGGGGCACTTTCATGGGGACGGTCACCATCGCCATGCCGGCGGCGCAGCGCGCCGCGCGCGCTTCCGGCAAGAACCTGATGGCGACAATGACCCTGGTCTATGGCGTCGGCCAGATCATCGGCCCGGTGGTGGCCGATGCACTGCATGCGCGCAGCCAGTCGTTTTCGAGTTCGCTGGCCGTGGCCGCGGGCGCGCTGGTCGTGGCGGCCGCAGTCGCGCTCGCCCTATAG
- a CDS encoding YadA family autotransporter adhesin: MKFKLSYIAAAATSMACSFAGAQITTTYGVGASAQINGTAIGTTANAGEQAVAVGGNANAGSQGAVAVGGCTNIVCIENGVVVNRPLPVGTGSTAIGSGAMTPGDQATALGANASATHVNAVALGAGTQTTRDNAVAVGGRQITSVAAGSVGTDAVNVDQFNTGLASTLSDANAYTDRRDAATLNQANSYTDGKTRYFQANSSAAASIATGRDTVSIGPGAIGSGNNAIAGGKGAIAGADDTVGFGAAAQATAAGAVAVGSNANAIGASSAALGNRARAVNANDVALGAGSTTATAVGTRGVMLNGRSYTFAGTAPTSTVSVGTAGSERTITNVAAGRLSGTSTDAVNGSQLNATNTTLSALGDNMNVLGTSTAANLGGGAAYDPKTGLVSAPGYVLNGVSYNSAGGALNAIGSALASTNPDNLPPASATGRNAVAIGSGSVANRDDTISFGKAGAERQLANVAPGTASTDATNLGQVRSMVDRNSREDRAYTDARVNALDAQTRKQMAGVGAMAMAASALVPNARAPGATSVSAAIGTYGGESAIAAGVNHYVSSQLLINARLSATTAGPATVGAAVGMTWGF; encoded by the coding sequence ATGAAGTTCAAGTTGTCCTATATCGCCGCCGCTGCCACGAGCATGGCGTGCAGTTTCGCGGGCGCGCAGATCACCACGACCTATGGCGTTGGCGCATCGGCCCAGATCAATGGAACGGCCATTGGCACGACGGCCAATGCCGGCGAGCAGGCCGTGGCGGTGGGCGGGAACGCAAACGCCGGCTCTCAGGGCGCAGTGGCGGTCGGTGGTTGCACCAACATCGTCTGCATCGAGAACGGCGTTGTCGTGAATCGTCCGCTTCCCGTCGGCACGGGCTCGACGGCGATCGGCAGCGGCGCAATGACCCCGGGCGATCAGGCGACTGCGCTGGGCGCGAATGCCAGCGCTACCCATGTCAATGCCGTCGCTCTCGGCGCGGGCACCCAGACCACCCGCGACAACGCCGTGGCGGTCGGCGGCCGGCAGATCACGAGCGTGGCTGCAGGCTCGGTTGGGACCGATGCCGTCAACGTCGATCAGTTCAACACCGGCCTTGCCTCCACGTTGAGCGACGCGAATGCGTACACGGACCGGCGGGATGCAGCGACGTTGAACCAGGCCAACAGCTACACCGATGGCAAGACGAGGTATTTCCAGGCCAACAGCAGCGCGGCGGCGTCCATCGCGACGGGCAGGGACACCGTGTCCATCGGCCCTGGCGCCATCGGTTCGGGCAACAACGCCATCGCAGGCGGCAAGGGCGCAATCGCCGGTGCCGACGACACCGTGGGTTTCGGGGCAGCAGCGCAAGCAACCGCCGCGGGCGCGGTGGCGGTCGGGTCGAACGCAAATGCCATCGGCGCTTCATCGGCCGCGCTCGGCAACCGGGCCCGCGCCGTCAACGCCAACGACGTCGCCTTGGGCGCAGGCTCGACCACCGCAACGGCGGTCGGCACACGGGGCGTCATGCTCAACGGCCGGTCGTACACCTTCGCCGGCACCGCACCGACCAGCACGGTCAGCGTCGGCACGGCAGGCAGCGAGCGGACCATCACGAACGTTGCCGCGGGACGTCTGTCGGGCACCAGCACCGATGCCGTCAACGGGAGCCAGCTCAATGCAACGAACACGACCCTGAGCGCGCTTGGCGACAACATGAACGTGCTGGGCACGTCGACGGCCGCGAACCTCGGTGGTGGCGCGGCCTACGACCCGAAGACGGGCCTTGTCTCGGCTCCTGGCTACGTCCTCAACGGCGTGAGCTACAACAGCGCCGGCGGCGCTCTCAATGCCATCGGCAGCGCACTCGCCTCGACGAACCCGGACAACCTCCCGCCGGCTTCCGCCACGGGCCGCAACGCCGTCGCCATCGGCTCGGGCTCGGTGGCCAACCGGGACGACACCATTTCCTTCGGCAAGGCCGGCGCGGAGCGGCAACTCGCGAATGTTGCGCCGGGTACGGCCTCGACGGACGCCACCAATCTCGGGCAGGTCCGATCCATGGTGGACAGAAATTCGCGCGAAGACCGGGCCTACACCGATGCCCGCGTGAACGCGCTCGATGCGCAGACGAGAAAGCAGATGGCCGGCGTGGGGGCCATGGCCATGGCCGCGTCGGCGCTGGTGCCCAATGCGCGCGCGCCGGGTGCCACCAGTGTCAGCGCAGCCATCGGCACTTACGGTGGCGAGAGCGCGATTGCTGCCGGTGTGAATCACTACGTCAGCAGCCAGTTGCTCATCAATGCGCGGCTGTCCGCGACGACGGCGGGCCCGGCAACGGTCGGTGCCGCCGTTGGCATGACATGGGGGTTCTGA
- a CDS encoding PLP-dependent aminotransferase family protein encodes MDYSALLAAHAREDPNGPATRQHRLYAGLRWAILGGQIAEGTRLPSTRALAEELGMARNSVLYAYEHLGTEGFLRSSRHGTVVAQLDLERGRGAIALDAARACTPTLSRRALALQTEQDDANRSLPLWPGMPALDAFPLAAWRRCMERAWRHAGARQLGYAPVQGHLPLRQAIAQYLRVSRGVRCTAEQVFISDGSQGGLELCARTLADVGDTAWIENPGYPGARAAFQAADLRLVPIGVDDEGLAPSAEDWRATPPRLIYITPSHQYPLGAMMSLERRLALIRQAREAGAWLIEDDYDSEFRSEGLPLSAVQGLDAHAPVVYVGTFSKTLFPALRLGFMVVPAAVAPALLGAISAAGMRGRLAEQVALADFIESGQFTLHLRRMRQLYGRRREALQEALQRHLRGVVTVSGGAGGMHLSVRLHTPVPDTAVSRAARAQGLGLRPLSLFCLPGVAKGDGNGFVLGYAGMPPEHADELVRRMGRVIAQVSREAAGG; translated from the coding sequence ATGGATTACAGCGCCCTGCTCGCCGCCCACGCGCGCGAAGATCCGAACGGCCCCGCAACCCGGCAGCACCGGCTGTATGCCGGCCTCCGGTGGGCGATCCTCGGCGGGCAAATCGCCGAGGGAACGCGGCTTCCGTCCACGCGGGCCCTGGCCGAGGAACTCGGCATGGCCCGCAACTCGGTGCTCTACGCCTACGAGCATCTGGGCACGGAAGGATTTCTGAGGAGCTCGCGCCACGGCACCGTGGTGGCTCAACTCGATCTGGAGCGCGGCAGGGGCGCCATCGCGCTCGACGCCGCGCGTGCCTGCACTCCCACGCTGTCACGCCGGGCGTTGGCCCTGCAGACGGAGCAGGACGACGCCAACCGTTCGCTCCCCCTGTGGCCGGGCATGCCCGCGCTCGACGCGTTTCCGTTGGCCGCCTGGCGGCGCTGCATGGAACGGGCCTGGCGCCACGCCGGCGCGCGACAACTGGGCTATGCGCCGGTGCAAGGCCATCTGCCCTTGCGGCAAGCGATCGCGCAGTATCTGCGTGTGTCGCGTGGCGTGCGGTGCACCGCGGAGCAGGTCTTCATCTCCGACGGCTCGCAGGGGGGCTTGGAACTGTGTGCCCGCACCTTGGCCGATGTGGGCGATACAGCGTGGATCGAGAACCCGGGCTACCCGGGCGCTCGCGCCGCATTCCAGGCGGCCGACCTCCGGCTGGTCCCTATCGGCGTCGATGACGAAGGCCTGGCGCCAAGTGCCGAGGACTGGCGCGCCACCCCTCCGCGGCTGATCTACATCACGCCTTCGCATCAGTATCCGCTGGGCGCCATGATGAGCCTCGAACGGCGGCTGGCGCTGATTCGACAGGCACGCGAGGCCGGCGCCTGGCTGATCGAGGACGACTACGACAGCGAATTCCGCAGCGAAGGCCTTCCGCTGTCCGCGGTGCAAGGGCTGGACGCGCACGCGCCGGTGGTCTACGTCGGCACTTTCAGCAAGACGCTGTTTCCGGCGCTGCGCCTGGGCTTCATGGTCGTGCCTGCCGCGGTGGCACCGGCATTGCTTGGCGCGATCAGCGCCGCCGGCATGCGCGGCCGGCTCGCGGAGCAGGTCGCGCTGGCGGATTTCATCGAGAGCGGGCAGTTCACGCTGCACCTGCGCCGCATGCGGCAACTCTATGGCCGCCGCCGCGAGGCATTGCAGGAGGCCCTGCAGCGGCATCTTCGTGGCGTCGTGACCGTCTCCGGCGGGGCGGGCGGCATGCATCTGTCGGTGCGGCTGCACACCCCGGTGCCCGACACGGCGGTCAGCCGCGCAGCGCGGGCGCAGGGCCTGGGTCTGCGGCCCTTGAGCCTGTTCTGTCTTCCGGGCGTGGCGAAGGGGGACGGCAACGGTTTCGTGCTCGGCTACGCCGGAATGCCGCCTGAGCATGCGGACGAGCTCGTCCGGCGCATGGGCAGGGTCATCGCGCAGGTTTCCAGGGAAGCCGCGGGAGGCTGA
- a CDS encoding DMT family transporter — protein MTPSATPSRQPIAALAPESGARPSRAAPWLLGAVALVWGINWPMGKATLAYLPPIWTVALRTAVGALAVFLLCLLTRRLVLPKRGDLPVILSVGVLHMTAFSVLCSLGLTHVSAGRSVVLAYTTPLWVVPGAWLLLGEVPTRRRLLGAGVGLAGLALIFNPLSFDWHDRRAVTGNAAVLLAAFCWAGSILYGRAHRWVTPPFELVFWHALLASGLLLPMAVAIEGVPRIAWSPILVSQLLYGGLLGIALASWAMTTVNRMLPAATTSIGLLGVPVVGIASSSVALQEPLSAALLAALALILGGVVLGTVRGGASRRERKSRRGRRACVNRRSFYRCASTPACRSLR, from the coding sequence ATGACGCCATCCGCCACGCCTTCCAGACAGCCCATTGCGGCCCTTGCGCCCGAGTCCGGCGCAAGGCCTTCGCGCGCCGCACCCTGGCTGCTCGGCGCCGTGGCGCTTGTCTGGGGCATCAACTGGCCGATGGGAAAGGCCACGCTCGCCTACCTGCCGCCAATCTGGACCGTCGCGCTGAGAACAGCCGTGGGAGCGCTGGCCGTGTTCCTGCTGTGCCTGCTGACCCGCCGACTGGTGCTGCCGAAACGTGGAGACCTTCCGGTCATCCTGAGCGTGGGCGTGCTGCACATGACGGCGTTCTCCGTTCTGTGCAGCCTGGGCTTGACGCATGTGTCGGCCGGCCGCTCGGTGGTGCTGGCCTACACCACGCCGCTGTGGGTGGTGCCGGGCGCCTGGCTGCTGCTGGGAGAGGTACCCACGCGCCGGCGTTTGCTGGGCGCCGGCGTGGGCTTGGCGGGGCTGGCCCTCATCTTCAATCCCCTGAGCTTTGACTGGCATGACAGGCGCGCGGTGACCGGCAATGCAGCGGTGCTGCTGGCTGCGTTCTGCTGGGCGGGCAGCATCCTCTATGGGCGTGCCCACAGATGGGTCACGCCGCCCTTCGAGCTGGTGTTCTGGCATGCGCTGCTCGCCAGCGGTCTGCTGCTGCCGATGGCCGTGGCCATCGAAGGTGTTCCGCGCATCGCATGGAGCCCGATCCTGGTTTCGCAGCTGCTGTATGGCGGACTGCTGGGCATCGCGCTGGCATCGTGGGCCATGACCACGGTCAACCGCATGCTGCCAGCGGCGACGACCTCCATCGGGCTGCTGGGCGTGCCCGTCGTCGGCATCGCTTCTTCATCGGTGGCGTTGCAGGAGCCGCTCAGCGCGGCCTTGCTGGCGGCGCTGGCGCTCATTCTCGGCGGTGTCGTGCTGGGCACGGTGCGCGGGGGCGCCTCGAGACGCGAACGAAAATCACGCAGAGGCAGGCGCGCCTGCGTCAATCGCCGTAGCTTTTACCGATGCGCATCAACTCCGGCGTGCCGATCACTTCGTTGA
- a CDS encoding isocitrate lyase/PEP mutase family protein: MTTDNFKNRLARPDVVLAPGVYDALSALVAEQAGFEALYLSGASIAYTRLGRSDIGLTTFTEVADTLARITERVRLPVIVDADTGFGNALNTQRTVRGFERAGAAMIQIEDQTFPKRCGHLDGKAVVPEREMVGKLKAALDARASSDTLILARTDAVAVEGLDAALDRAEAYLACGVDALFIEALRSPEQMDAACSRFAHRVPLLANMVEGGKTPIQNADALQKHGFRIAIFPGGTARAVVHTLQGYYASLHRHRTTQPWRPQMLDFDALNEVIGTPELMRIGKSYGD; the protein is encoded by the coding sequence ATGACGACCGACAACTTCAAGAACCGTCTGGCCAGGCCCGATGTGGTGCTGGCCCCCGGCGTGTATGACGCCCTGAGTGCGCTGGTGGCCGAGCAGGCCGGCTTCGAGGCTCTGTACCTTTCGGGCGCGTCCATCGCCTACACGCGGCTGGGCCGCTCCGACATCGGCCTGACCACCTTCACCGAGGTGGCCGACACGCTCGCGCGCATCACCGAGCGCGTGCGCTTGCCGGTGATCGTCGATGCCGACACCGGCTTCGGCAATGCGCTGAACACGCAGCGCACCGTGCGCGGCTTCGAGCGCGCGGGCGCGGCCATGATCCAGATCGAGGACCAGACTTTTCCCAAGCGCTGCGGACACCTCGACGGCAAGGCGGTGGTGCCCGAGCGCGAGATGGTCGGAAAACTCAAGGCCGCGCTCGACGCGCGCGCGTCGAGCGACACGCTGATCCTCGCCCGCACCGACGCCGTGGCGGTCGAAGGGCTGGACGCGGCACTGGACCGGGCCGAGGCGTACCTCGCATGCGGCGTGGACGCGCTTTTCATCGAGGCGCTGCGCTCGCCGGAGCAGATGGACGCGGCCTGCAGCCGCTTCGCGCACCGCGTGCCGCTGCTGGCCAACATGGTCGAAGGCGGCAAGACGCCGATTCAGAATGCGGACGCATTGCAGAAGCACGGTTTTCGCATTGCCATCTTCCCTGGCGGCACCGCGCGCGCGGTGGTTCACACACTGCAGGGCTACTACGCAAGTCTGCACCGTCACCGCACCACGCAGCCCTGGCGGCCGCAGATGCTGGACTTCGATGCACTCAACGAAGTGATCGGCACGCCGGAGTTGATGCGCATCGGTAAAAGCTACGGCGATTGA